Part of the Desulfohalovibrio reitneri genome is shown below.
CATTCCAGCCCCGCAGTCAAGGGCGGTCAGGCTTGCCCGCGCGGTGGCGGCGCAGCATCTCCATGACCTCCGGGCGCTCCAGGTCGCGCCACTGGCGGTAGGCCGAGGCCACGGCGAAGGTCCAGGAGGTGCGCACGTTGGCGCAGTAGACCTCGTCCGCCTCGCCCCGCAGCCATTCGATGGTCCGCCAGGGCGAGGTGGGCACGGCCACCACCACCCGGGCCGCGCCCTGCTTGCGCACGGCGTTGACCCCGGCGCGCATGGTGAACCCGGAGGCCAGGCCGTCGTCCGCCAGGATGCAGGTCTTGCCGGAGACGTCGGGGAAGCCCTCGCCGCCCCGGAAGGCCAGGTTGCGCTCCCGCAGGTCCTCCATGACGGCCTCGCGCTCCCGCTCCACCTCTTCGTCGTGCTCGCCCAGCCCAAGCCGGGCCATCAACTCGCGATTGTAGAAGATGTTTCCGTCCAGCCCCGTGGCCGCGAAGCCCGCCTCGGTGTTGCCGGGAATCTTGAGCTTGCGCACCAGCAGCAGGTCCAGGGGCAGGTCCAGCCGCCGGGCCAGCACCAGCCCCACGGGCACGCCGCCCGCCGGAATGGCCAGGATAATGGCTTGGTCGCTGCCCTCGTAATGGGGGGCCAGCATGGCCGCCAGCCGCTCGGCCGCGTCCCACCTGTCCTCGAAAACGCCTTCCCTGTCGCGCAGGCCCTCGCACTCGTGCACTTCCGCCATGCCGCCTCCAGCTCGCCGGGCAACCGGTTGTGGGTGTCCGTTGCATCCTAGCAGGACAGGACGAGCGAAGGGAAGCGGGGGAGGAAAAAAGATAAACCGGAGCGCGGACACGCGCGGAACGGATCAGTCCAGCAGGGCTTCCAGCTCGCGGCGGGTTCGGCGGCAGGCGGCGCAGACGTCGTCGGCCAGTTCCACCGCGCCCTGCCCGCCCGCGTCCAACTGTTCCTCCAGGCGGCGGCAGGCCGCGTGCAAGTCGGCCGCCCCCACCACCAGGCAGGCTCCGGCCAGGGAGTGGGCCTCTTCCCTGGCCACGCGCGGCTCGCCCCGGGCCAGGGCCCGGCGGGCTTCCTGGCACCGCTTGTCCGCGTCTTCCAGGAAGCGCAGCAGAAAGGAGGCCCCGTCCTCGTCAGCCAGCAGGTCCCGGGCCATGGAGAAATCCACTGCCCCGTTGCCTTCGTTCCTGGCCTTTTCCCGGCTTACCCGGCCCAGCAGACGGTACAGCTTTTCCAGGCGCAGGGGTTTGGCCAGGTATCCGTCCATGCCCGCTCGCAGGCAGGCCTCCCGGTCCTGGCGGGAGGCGTGGGCGGTGAGTCCGACGATCTGGGTGGCCGGGTCGCAGCCTCTCTCGCCCCGGCGGATGGCCCGCGTGGTCTCCAGTCCGCCCAGCCCGGGCATACGCAGGTCCATGAGCACCAGGTCCATCGGCCGCTCCGCCAGGATTTCCAAGGCCCGCCGCCCGTTCTCCGCTTCGCTGACCCTGTGCCCACGCCGCTGGAGCAGCTGGCAGGCGAAGCGGCGGTTGGTCCAGTCGTCCTCCACCACCAGCACGTGCAGCCGTTCCTGGGAGGGTGTTGTCTCGGCGGCGCGGCCGTCGGCACCGGCCTCCGGCAGCGCGCCCACCTCGGCGAAAGGCGCGGAGAAACAGAAAACCGAGCCTTTGCCCGGAGTGGACTCGTACCACAGCGAGCCCTCGAACAGTTCGGCCAGCCCCTTGCAGATGGCCAGCCCCAGGCCGGTGCCGCCCTGGCCGTGCTCCGCCTGGGCAAAGCTGTCGAAAATCTCGTCGCCCAGGCCGCGCGGCACGCCCTCGCCCGTGTCGGCCACAGCGAAGAGCAACCGGGCGCGGCCGTCCGGACCGGATCCGTCGTCCAGGCGGCGGGCGATGATCTCCACGTACCCCTCGTCGGTGAACTTGACCGCGTTGCCCGCCAGATTGACCAGGATCTGCCGCAGCCGTCCGGGGTCGGAGAGGATGTGGCCCGGCAGCCGGGGGTCGATGAAAAGGCTGACGCCCACGCCCTTGGAGGAGGCCTGCACCCGCTGCTCGGCCGCCACCGCCCGCACCAGCTCGGCCGGGTCGAACACGTCCGGCTCCAGTTCCAGCTTGCCCGCCTCGATCTTGGAATTGTCCAGCACGTCGCCCAGGATGCCCAGCAGGGAGGAGGCGGAGCCCTGCAGCATCTCGGCCCGCTCGCGCTGCTCCGGAGGCAGTTCGTCCTCCAGCAACAGCTCGGCCAGGCCCAGCACGGCGTGCAGCGGGTTGCGTATCTCGTGGCTCATGTTGGCCAGGAAGGCGCTCTTGGCCTGCGACGCCGCCTCGGCCTGCTCCTTGGCCCGCAGCAGATCCTCCTCCATGCGCTTGCGCTCGGAGATGTCGCGCAGCACGCCCTGGATGCCCACCATGACCCCGTTCTCGTCGCGGACATCCGTGGTCACGCACTCGCACCACACGTGGGAGCCATCGGCGCGGCGCATGTGCATTTCGTAGAATCGCGGCCCCGGGTCCGGCTCCCCCGCCCGCTCGGCGCGCAGCCGCTCGGCCAGGCCCTTCTGAATGCGGTCCAGGGTTTCAGGGAGCATGACGTCGGCGAAGCCAAGCCGCAGGACTTCCGCGGGCAGGTAGCCCAGGATGCGCCGTACCGACGGGCTGACGTAGGTGAAGCGGCCCTGGAGGTCGAAGGTGAAGATGACGTCCGCCGTGTTCTCGGCCAGCAGCCGGTAGCGGGCCTCTTTCTCCCGCAGGGCCCGCTCCGCCTCGCGCCGCTCGGTGACGTCCTCCAGGTGGACCAGCACCAGTTCGTGGCTGACCGGCACGCAGGTGGCCTGCAGCCAGCGGCGCTCGCCAGTGGTGAGCATGGTGTGGGGGCCGGCGTGGCTGGTGTGCTCCTGGCTGTCGCCGCACCGGCGGACGGCCTCCAGCATGGGATGGTCGGCGCCCAGCAGTCCGTCCAGGGACTTGCCGAGCAGGGAGGGGATGCCTCCGCGCGTCAGATTTTCGGCGGCCGGGTTGGCGTCCATGAGCACAAATCCTCCCCCCCTGTCGCGGCGCAGCAACAAGGTGGGCATGGGCGAGCCACGGAACAAATTGTGAAAGCGCGCCTCGCTCAGGCGCAGGGCGGACTCGGCTCCCTTGTGCGGGGAAACGTCGTAGACCGTACCTGTCAACCCCAGCAGTTCCCCGTGCTCGGACACGTGGTAGTTCGCCCAGTCGGCCAGCCACACCCAATGGCCGTTTTTGTGCAACCGGCGGTAGGTCTGCCATACCGGGACCAGGCCGCCGAACTCTCCGGCCTGGTTGCGGACATACTCCATCTTCTCAAGCAGTGGCCCTCT
Proteins encoded:
- a CDS encoding PAS domain S-box protein, encoding MDDTPLTELLRNLRQRLDEAGRHEADDLLDQLGARLEALPDAVDTPSELRICPNLVLYRFDLREDRLDYLSSTVEELTGFPPDYYLGNGLDFILAQTHPEDRGPLLEKMEYVRNQAGEFGGLVPVWQTYRRLHKNGHWVWLADWANYHVSEHGELLGLTGTVYDVSPHKGAESALRLSEARFHNLFRGSPMPTLLLRRDRGGGFVLMDANPAAENLTRGGIPSLLGKSLDGLLGADHPMLEAVRRCGDSQEHTSHAGPHTMLTTGERRWLQATCVPVSHELVLVHLEDVTERREAERALREKEARYRLLAENTADVIFTFDLQGRFTYVSPSVRRILGYLPAEVLRLGFADVMLPETLDRIQKGLAERLRAERAGEPDPGPRFYEMHMRRADGSHVWCECVTTDVRDENGVMVGIQGVLRDISERKRMEEDLLRAKEQAEAASQAKSAFLANMSHEIRNPLHAVLGLAELLLEDELPPEQRERAEMLQGSASSLLGILGDVLDNSKIEAGKLELEPDVFDPAELVRAVAAEQRVQASSKGVGVSLFIDPRLPGHILSDPGRLRQILVNLAGNAVKFTDEGYVEIIARRLDDGSGPDGRARLLFAVADTGEGVPRGLGDEIFDSFAQAEHGQGGTGLGLAICKGLAELFEGSLWYESTPGKGSVFCFSAPFAEVGALPEAGADGRAAETTPSQERLHVLVVEDDWTNRRFACQLLQRRGHRVSEAENGRRALEILAERPMDLVLMDLRMPGLGGLETTRAIRRGERGCDPATQIVGLTAHASRQDREACLRAGMDGYLAKPLRLEKLYRLLGRVSREKARNEGNGAVDFSMARDLLADEDGASFLLRFLEDADKRCQEARRALARGEPRVAREEAHSLAGACLVVGAADLHAACRRLEEQLDAGGQGAVELADDVCAACRRTRRELEALLD
- a CDS encoding phosphoribosyltransferase produces the protein MAEVHECEGLRDREGVFEDRWDAAERLAAMLAPHYEGSDQAIILAIPAGGVPVGLVLARRLDLPLDLLLVRKLKIPGNTEAGFAATGLDGNIFYNRELMARLGLGEHDEEVEREREAVMEDLRERNLAFRGGEGFPDVSGKTCILADDGLASGFTMRAGVNAVRKQGAARVVVAVPTSPWRTIEWLRGEADEVYCANVRTSWTFAVASAYRQWRDLERPEVMEMLRRHRAGKPDRP